The nucleotide window ACGTCAGACGCTTACTTTGAAATGATGGGTCCAAAACTCAAAGTCCATTTTACGATATATCGCTTGTACGGCTCAGACGCGTTGAGCAGTCCAAAGAGGTCTTTCGATCCCTCGGTTTCCACTATTCATGAGCTGATCCGAGAGATCGAGACGAAGCTGCCGGGCATCCGGGTGATCCTAGACGAAGAAGACAAGAAACATCCGGTGATCCATGTCATCGAAGAAGCCGCCGAAAAGCAGAGCAAGATTTTTGATCGCCTAGTAGACTTAAATTATTCGGGGCCGGTAGGGTTTATTGCCAGAGAACTTCATCGCCGTGATATTACGCAGATTGCGTGGCCGTTGTCTGGAGATAATACGCAAATGTACAACGACACAATAACTGACGTCAAAATCAACGTGAAACATCGCTCTGTTCGCGATGTTTTGACTCATTGTGTGGACAAGGATCGCTATTACTGGATCATCTGGGACGCGACGACATTGCAGGAGTTTGGAGAGTGGACAACACAGATCCGATTTTCACGTTCGATGGACGTCGGTAGCGAACACGATTAGAGATTTAGCTAGAACGTTGAAGAAATCTAAGCACTGTCATGGTCAAACGTAAACATTGACATGCGCGAGAACCGATATCGGGCACATCTGGGGCCCGTTCTGTCCAAAACCCCGACGACCCATCGGGACCGTGATTCGTTACAAAATGTTGTCCAAATGGCGGTCTTCCTCAGAGGAGGTGGAGCCTCGAGTCGGCTCATTGGCCGTGATTTCAGCTTTGATTTCACGATAAGCGCAGCAGCGAATGCTCAACGTAAAAATGGATCTTTGACAATCGGGTGGTAGAAGAAGCGGCCAAATGGGTCAGGCCTCTTTACTGAGGCGCCAGCGCGATACACCGGAGGGAATTGACATCCAACCGATTGCCGATATTCGTCGGTTCGGTGACAACACAAGTCCTGGACTGCACTCGCGTCCAAAACACTCACCGCCGTCAACGCCTCCACCGGCAATCAGGTGACGCAGTACATCTACGGGACCACACTGTCAGACAGCGCGATCGCCTCGAGCAGCCTGCTGCGTCGTGAGATCTATCCGGATTCAACCGGCACGTCCGATAGCGTCAGCTACACGTATAACCGCCAGTCGCAGCGGACCAGCCTCACGGATCAAAACGGCTCGACTCGCCAGTATGACTTCGATGCCCTCGGTCGTCAGACGCAAGACCGAGTCACGACCTTAGGTGCAGGCGTCGACGGAGCGATCCGCCGCGTGGAGCAAACCTACGACGTTCGCGGGAATGTCGCGGCGGTGACCTGTTATAATAACCCGTCGGTCGGCAGCGGCTCGATCGAGAATCAAATCAACCGACAGTTCGATGGGTTCGGACAAGTGACGAAAACGTTCCAGTCGCACAGCGGCGCGGTCAACCCCGCCTCGACACCCAGCGTGGGACGGTCGTACACCGACGGCAGTGGGAACGTGCTTCGTCCCACCGCCACACTCTATCCCAACGGGCGAGAAGTCACGCTCGACTACGGCAGCAGTGGCTCGATCACCGATAAACTGAACCAGGTGTCCAGCCTGATCGATGATGATTCGACCGTCTTGGCGGCCTACGAATACCTGGGTCTTGGCACCTTCGTCCAGCAGGACAGCACGCAGGCCGATCTCCGCTACACGCTAATCTCGCCAACCCTCTCGACCGACCCCGACACTGGCGATATCTACAGCGGTCTGGATCGCTTCGGTCAGGTAAAGGACGTCCGCTGGCGAGATGTCTCGGCAGGCACCGATCTATCCCGGATCGAGTACGGCTACGATCGGGCCAGTAACCGCACGTGGCGAGAAAACCCATCCGATCCCAATCGAGAGCACGACTGGCTGTACGCATACGACGGACTCAACCGCCTGCAGTCCGCTCAACGTGGCCAGCTCAACGGCACGCACACCGCGATCACGACGCTCGACGCCGCCCAATGCTGGACACTCGATCCGACGGGTAACTGGAAAGAATTCCGGCAGGATAAGAACGGCGACGGAACCTGGGATTTCAATCAGACGCGCACTGCGAACGAAGTCAACGAGATCACGGACATCAGCAACACGCCGAGCGACATCTGGGCCACTCCTGCTTACGACAAGAACGGCAACACGACAACGAACCCACGACCTGATCTCGGCACCAACGCGACGATGACGGCGACGTTCGACGCCTGGAACCGGATGACAAAGCTGGTCGATGACACGACTTCGAACGTGCTCCTAGAAAACCAATTTGACGGCCGCAACTTCCGCGTCGCTGCCAAGGAGTACACCTCGGGAACACTCGCTCGGACGCGTGACTACTACTTCACCGACACCTGGCAGTGTGTCGAGGAACACGTCGACACCTCCAACACGCCACGTCGCCAATACGTGTGGGGGATGCGGTACATCGACGATCTCGTACTCCGAGACCGGGACATCTCGCCGTCGGGTGGACTCTTGACCGAGCGACTGTATTACCTGGCCGATGCGAACTGGAACACGACGGCGGTGGTGAGTGATTCGGGGAGCGTTCAAGAACGCTATGAGTACGCCCCCTACGGCAACCTAAGTATCTTCGAGGCCAACTTCACGCCACGAGCGGTTAGCACGTACGGCGTCCACTACACCTATACCAGCCGCGAGTGGACACCGGATGCAGGGCTGTACTACTTTCGTAACCGCTGGTACGACGCGCAACTGGGTAGGTTTAGCTCCAGAGATCCCATCGGGTATGACAATGGAATGAGTTTGTACATGGCGTACTTTGCTGTTCACGGGTTCGATCCATTGGGACTAATGTCCTGTCAAGAGTTTCTCAATAGCTCGATTGACAACTTTGCTTGGCCGGAACGAGCGGAAAACCAGTGGGATCGAGGAGCTCATATTTTTTGTGGGAACTGTCCCGGAGGCGGAGGATACAGCTTTGCGGAAGGGCAACGCTGTCATATCTGTTTACCACAGCATATGGACGGAACGGCGACTAGATTTGAAGCTCTTCTTGTTCATGAACTTATCCACTGTGACCAGTACAAGTGTGGGAAACGAGGGCTAGGGGGCAATCAGGCAGGTCCGACGATTGGCGGGCCAGTGCCGTTCCCCGAGCCAACTCCTCCTCAACCAAATCAATGTTTTAATTGTCAGAATTTTGAGAAGAGAGCATACCGCGAACAGTGCATGTGGCTCCATCCGGGTGATACGGCTGCATCTAAAAAATGTGTAGCGGACGGCATCTGCTTCAGTTGCAAGAACGCTTGCAAAGGAAAGAGCGGGTTCGAAAAATCCTGTAAAAAACGGGATCTTCCGTTTTAGCAAAAATACATACTAGGAGTTTTTAAAATTCCGTGCGTTACCAAACGAGCTTTGCCATACGA belongs to Allorhodopirellula heiligendammensis and includes:
- a CDS encoding RHS repeat domain-containing protein, with the translated sequence MTQYIYGTTLSDSAIASSSLLRREIYPDSTGTSDSVSYTYNRQSQRTSLTDQNGSTRQYDFDALGRQTQDRVTTLGAGVDGAIRRVEQTYDVRGNVAAVTCYNNPSVGSGSIENQINRQFDGFGQVTKTFQSHSGAVNPASTPSVGRSYTDGSGNVLRPTATLYPNGREVTLDYGSSGSITDKLNQVSSLIDDDSTVLAAYEYLGLGTFVQQDSTQADLRYTLISPTLSTDPDTGDIYSGLDRFGQVKDVRWRDVSAGTDLSRIEYGYDRASNRTWRENPSDPNREHDWLYAYDGLNRLQSAQRGQLNGTHTAITTLDAAQCWTLDPTGNWKEFRQDKNGDGTWDFNQTRTANEVNEITDISNTPSDIWATPAYDKNGNTTTNPRPDLGTNATMTATFDAWNRMTKLVDDTTSNVLLENQFDGRNFRVAAKEYTSGTLARTRDYYFTDTWQCVEEHVDTSNTPRRQYVWGMRYIDDLVLRDRDISPSGGLLTERLYYLADANWNTTAVVSDSGSVQERYEYAPYGNLSIFEANFTPRAVSTYGVHYTYTSREWTPDAGLYYFRNRWYDAQLGRFSSRDPIGYDNGMSLYMAYFAVHGFDPLGLMSCQEFLNSSIDNFAWPERAENQWDRGAHIFCGNCPGGGGYSFAEGQRCHICLPQHMDGTATRFEALLVHELIHCDQYKCGKRGLGGNQAGPTIGGPVPFPEPTPPQPNQCFNCQNFEKRAYREQCMWLHPGDTAASKKCVADGICFSCKNACKGKSGFEKSCKKRDLPF